A region of Paractinoplanes abujensis DNA encodes the following proteins:
- a CDS encoding acyclic terpene utilization AtuA family protein, with amino-acid sequence MNEVRILAPVGMLGAGFPAATVARGIELGADVIAVDGGSTDSGPYYLGSGTAKTAAAAVAADLRLLLRAAAEARIPLIVGSCGTSGTDSGVDWVAGIVREIRAAEGLNLRVATVYSEQQPAVLRQQIGRIRPLPPAGELDPPVLDSCTHIVGMMGHEPIVAALEAGADVVLAGRATDTAIAAAYPMMKGLPAGPIWHAAKIVECGGQCTTNPRAGGVLATIDHDGFTIEPLDPDNACTPTSVAAHMLYETVNPFTMREPAGTIVVSDATYRALDHRRVRVEGSRFEPAEQHTIKLEGARITGYETMSFTAIRDPHILGQIDTWAALMRKMIGEWVGRTLGLGDGDYEFDLRLYGHNAILDEIEPDRGPPREVGVMLLVHAADQRTATAVAKVANPLLLHLPTPDMDYLPSLAFATSPAETERGPVYEFALHHVVEVDSPTSLFRVTLPEAEDA; translated from the coding sequence ATGAACGAGGTACGCATTCTCGCGCCGGTCGGCATGCTGGGCGCCGGTTTCCCGGCCGCGACAGTCGCCCGCGGCATCGAACTGGGCGCCGACGTCATCGCCGTCGACGGCGGGTCGACCGACTCCGGGCCGTACTACCTGGGCTCGGGCACGGCCAAGACCGCGGCGGCGGCCGTGGCGGCCGATCTGCGGTTGTTGCTGCGGGCGGCCGCCGAGGCCCGGATCCCGCTGATCGTGGGCTCGTGCGGCACCAGCGGCACCGATTCCGGCGTCGACTGGGTGGCCGGGATCGTCCGCGAGATCCGGGCCGCGGAGGGGTTGAACCTGCGCGTCGCGACCGTTTACAGCGAACAACAACCGGCAGTTCTGCGCCAGCAAATCGGCCGTATCCGTCCGTTGCCGCCCGCCGGTGAGCTCGACCCGCCGGTGCTGGACAGCTGCACCCACATCGTCGGCATGATGGGCCACGAGCCGATCGTGGCCGCGCTCGAGGCGGGGGCCGACGTGGTGCTGGCCGGCCGGGCCACGGACACCGCGATCGCCGCCGCCTATCCGATGATGAAGGGTCTGCCGGCCGGCCCGATCTGGCACGCCGCGAAGATCGTCGAGTGCGGCGGGCAGTGCACGACGAACCCGCGGGCGGGCGGGGTGCTGGCGACGATCGACCACGACGGTTTCACGATCGAACCGCTCGACCCGGACAACGCCTGCACACCCACGTCCGTTGCCGCGCACATGCTGTACGAGACGGTCAACCCGTTCACGATGCGCGAGCCCGCGGGCACGATCGTGGTGTCCGACGCGACCTACCGGGCGCTCGACCACCGGCGCGTACGGGTGGAGGGTTCCCGCTTCGAGCCCGCCGAGCAGCACACGATCAAGCTCGAGGGTGCGCGGATCACCGGGTACGAGACGATGTCGTTCACCGCGATCCGCGACCCGCACATCCTGGGCCAGATCGACACCTGGGCCGCGCTGATGCGCAAGATGATCGGCGAGTGGGTCGGCCGCACGCTGGGCCTGGGCGACGGCGACTACGAGTTCGACCTGCGCCTGTACGGCCACAACGCGATCCTCGACGAGATCGAGCCCGACCGGGGCCCGCCCCGCGAGGTGGGCGTGATGCTGCTCGTGCACGCGGCCGACCAGCGGACGGCCACCGCGGTGGCCAAGGTGGCCAACCCGCTGCTGCTGCACCTGCCCACGCCCGACATGGACTACTTGCCCAGCCTGGCCTTCGCCACGTCACCGGCCGAGACCGAGCGCGGCCCCGTCTACGAGTTCGCGCTCCACCACGTCGTCGAGGTCGACTCCCCCACCAGCCTGTTCCGTGTCACCCTGCCGGAGGCCGAGGATGCCTGA
- a CDS encoding FAD-binding dehydrogenase, which translates to MKADVVVVGAGLAGLVATAELAAAGRSVILVEQEPAQSLGGQAFWSFGGLFLVGSPEQRRMGIRDSPELAWQDWQDNAGFDRAEDEWPRRWAKAYVDWAAGGKRAWLREKGIKLFPIVGWAERAGNSVPRFHITWGTGPGVLEPFIAAAVSSGRVRILFRHRVDALVKTGGTVTGAAGRVLAPSDVARGEASSREETGDFTIEAQAVVVTSGGIGGNHDLVRENWPASLGTPPAHLISGVPAHVDGRMLGIATAAGGSVINPDRMWHYVEGIQNWDPIWDRHGIRILPGPSSLWLDALGRRLPAPLYPGFDTLGALAHLRTTGHDHSWFVLTQRIIEKEFALSGSEQNPDLTGRSVRRVLGRVRGGAPAPVEAFKHNGADFVVAGDLDELVEGMNALTPAPLLDPVAIRRTVEGRDRELDNAFGKDLQLAAIRGLRAYRGDRLMRTAAPHRLLDPAAGPLIAVRLHVLTRKSLGGLHTDLDGRVLDAAGAPVPGLYAAGEAAGFGGGGMHGYRALEGTFLGGCLFSGRQAARGVNAQL; encoded by the coding sequence ATGAAGGCGGATGTCGTTGTGGTCGGGGCCGGGCTGGCCGGCCTCGTGGCCACCGCGGAGCTGGCCGCGGCCGGGCGGTCGGTGATCCTGGTCGAGCAGGAACCCGCGCAGAGTCTCGGCGGGCAGGCGTTCTGGTCGTTCGGGGGGCTGTTCCTGGTCGGGTCGCCCGAGCAGCGGCGGATGGGCATCCGGGATTCGCCCGAGTTGGCCTGGCAGGACTGGCAGGACAACGCCGGGTTCGACCGGGCCGAGGACGAGTGGCCGCGGCGGTGGGCGAAGGCTTACGTGGACTGGGCGGCCGGCGGGAAACGGGCCTGGCTGCGGGAGAAGGGCATCAAGCTCTTCCCGATCGTGGGCTGGGCCGAGCGGGCCGGCAACTCGGTGCCGCGGTTCCACATCACGTGGGGGACGGGGCCGGGGGTGCTCGAGCCGTTCATCGCGGCCGCGGTCTCGTCGGGGCGCGTCCGGATCCTGTTCCGGCATCGGGTGGACGCCCTGGTCAAGACCGGTGGCACGGTCACCGGTGCGGCCGGGCGGGTGCTGGCCCCGAGCGACGTGGCCCGGGGTGAGGCGAGTTCCCGCGAGGAGACCGGGGACTTCACCATCGAGGCGCAGGCGGTGGTGGTGACCTCGGGCGGCATCGGGGGCAACCATGACCTCGTACGGGAGAACTGGCCCGCGAGTCTCGGCACGCCCCCGGCCCACCTGATCAGCGGCGTGCCCGCACACGTGGACGGCCGGATGCTGGGGATCGCCACGGCGGCCGGCGGCTCGGTGATCAACCCGGACCGGATGTGGCATTACGTCGAGGGCATCCAGAACTGGGACCCGATCTGGGATCGGCACGGCATCCGGATCCTGCCGGGGCCGTCGTCGCTGTGGCTGGACGCGCTGGGCCGCCGGCTGCCGGCGCCGCTCTACCCGGGTTTCGACACGCTGGGCGCGCTCGCGCATCTGCGGACCACCGGGCACGACCACAGCTGGTTCGTACTGACCCAGCGGATCATCGAGAAGGAGTTCGCGCTGTCCGGCTCGGAGCAGAACCCCGACCTGACCGGCCGCAGCGTGCGCCGGGTGCTGGGCCGGGTCCGCGGCGGGGCGCCCGCGCCGGTGGAGGCGTTCAAGCACAACGGGGCCGACTTCGTGGTCGCGGGCGACCTGGACGAGTTGGTCGAGGGCATGAACGCGCTGACCCCGGCGCCGCTGCTGGACCCGGTGGCGATCCGCCGCACGGTCGAGGGCCGCGACCGCGAACTGGACAACGCCTTCGGCAAGGATCTGCAGCTGGCCGCGATCCGCGGGCTCCGGGCCTATCGCGGCGACCGGCTGATGCGTACGGCCGCACCCCATCGCCTGCTCGACCCGGCCGCGGGCCCGTTGATCGCCGTCCGGCTGCACGTGCTGACCCGCAAATCGCTGGGCGGCCTGCACACCGACCTGGACGGGCGGGTGCTGGACGCCGCCGGGGCGCCGGTCCCGGGCCTGTACGCCGCGGGTGAGGCGGCAGGGTTCGGGGGCGGCGGCATGCACGGCTACCGCGCGCTGGAAGGCACGTTCCTGGGCGGTTGCCTGTTCTCCGGCCGCCAGGCCGCGCGCGGCGTCAACGCTCAGCTCTGA
- a CDS encoding NAD(P)-dependent oxidoreductase yields the protein MPTILITTDYLSPGDEVDVYLTGLGFTTRHSPLRGSRSAGELVALLDGVEGALIANEPLSAQVLERARSLRAVVRTGVGYDSVDVAAAGKLGISVSNLPGINANAVAEYTIALLLAQARDLVGMAAGVAAGGWPRRDGFELRGKTLGIIGRGAVAQRVRPLAEAFGMTVVDGDLDTVLRESDFVSVHTALNERTRHLIDAAALATMKPSAHLINTARGPIVDSAALVAAVRSGQIAGAALDVVDVEPLPADSPLRGVDGITVYSHMAGQTAEARRDAGLLGARELVAALAGKPLHRINEHVEENA from the coding sequence ATGCCGACCATTCTGATCACGACCGACTACTTGTCGCCGGGGGACGAGGTGGATGTCTACCTGACCGGGCTGGGCTTCACCACGCGCCACTCCCCCTTGCGCGGCTCGCGCAGCGCGGGCGAGCTCGTGGCTTTGCTGGACGGGGTCGAGGGGGCACTGATCGCAAACGAGCCGTTGAGCGCTCAGGTGCTCGAGCGTGCGCGTTCGTTGCGCGCGGTCGTGCGTACGGGCGTGGGTTATGACTCGGTGGACGTCGCGGCCGCCGGCAAGCTGGGCATCAGCGTGAGCAATCTGCCCGGCATCAACGCCAACGCGGTGGCCGAGTACACGATCGCGCTCCTGCTCGCGCAGGCGCGGGACCTGGTGGGCATGGCCGCGGGCGTCGCCGCCGGGGGCTGGCCGCGGCGCGACGGGTTCGAGCTGCGCGGCAAGACCCTGGGCATCATCGGGCGGGGCGCGGTGGCGCAACGGGTGCGCCCGCTGGCCGAGGCGTTCGGGATGACCGTCGTGGACGGCGACCTGGACACGGTGCTGCGCGAATCCGACTTCGTGTCCGTGCACACGGCGCTCAATGAACGAACACGCCACCTGATCGATGCTGCCGCCTTGGCCACGATGAAACCGTCGGCCCACCTGATCAACACCGCGCGCGGCCCCATCGTCGACTCGGCGGCGCTGGTGGCGGCCGTCCGGTCGGGGCAGATCGCGGGGGCCGCCCTGGACGTCGTGGACGTCGAGCCGCTGCCCGCGGACAGCCCGTTGCGCGGCGTGGACGGCATCACGGTCTATTCGCACATGGCCGGCCAGACCGCCGAGGCGCGCCGCGACGCCGGTCTGCTCGGCGCGCGCGAACTGGTGGCTGCGCTGGCCGGGAAGCCGCTTCACCGCATCAACGAACACGTCGAGGAGAACGCATGA
- a CDS encoding MFS transporter, whose amino-acid sequence MTETPLHPSYRKITFFIALTLFAQESTWNFYDNQVPVLLREHVASAALVGALMGMDNLLGIFIQPWIGNRSDNTRTRWGRRIPYLAVGMPVAAVLFVFLPWTTSAAVLIAVMVGYALVANTMRPLAESLVPDFIPPARRSRANAIVKIAAALTIIVASLISLLLVDDHPHAAFAVPSVILLLVTAVVVGKVRDNESPGYRDAAEAPRVPFRSVVTDLLTDPDRRRLLLLLTVMLFGGAWFASRSLITPYGMEALGLTRGEAGGLTLPSGIAYVAAAYPAALLAERYGRLKTMALGMAVFAAAMAAGAVVQTATATVIVFCVAAVGAAGFLINAAVALWNLAPSSQVLGTYTGLYAVTWYLGGFGGPALVGGLVDLTGWKLMLLHIAVLAALAILVVARLGRLQRRATTPILK is encoded by the coding sequence ATGACCGAAACACCACTGCACCCCTCCTACCGCAAAATCACCTTCTTCATCGCCCTGACGCTGTTCGCGCAGGAGTCGACCTGGAACTTCTACGACAACCAGGTGCCCGTCCTGCTGCGCGAACACGTCGCCAGCGCGGCCCTGGTCGGCGCGCTGATGGGCATGGACAACCTGCTCGGGATCTTCATCCAGCCCTGGATCGGCAACCGGTCCGACAACACCCGCACCCGCTGGGGCCGCCGCATCCCGTACCTCGCCGTGGGCATGCCGGTGGCGGCAGTGCTGTTCGTGTTCCTGCCCTGGACCACGTCGGCCGCCGTGCTGATCGCCGTGATGGTCGGCTACGCGCTGGTCGCCAACACCATGCGCCCCCTGGCGGAGTCGCTGGTCCCCGACTTCATCCCGCCCGCGCGCCGCAGCCGGGCCAATGCCATCGTCAAGATCGCGGCCGCGCTGACCATCATCGTCGCCTCCCTGATCAGCCTGCTCCTGGTGGACGACCACCCCCACGCGGCGTTCGCCGTCCCGTCAGTGATCCTGCTGCTCGTCACGGCCGTCGTCGTGGGGAAGGTGCGCGACAACGAATCCCCCGGCTACCGCGACGCCGCCGAAGCCCCCCGCGTCCCGTTCCGCTCGGTCGTCACCGACCTCCTGACCGACCCCGACCGCCGCCGCCTGCTCCTGCTGCTCACCGTCATGCTCTTCGGCGGCGCCTGGTTCGCCTCGCGGTCCCTGATCACCCCGTACGGCATGGAAGCTCTGGGTTTGACCCGCGGCGAGGCAGGCGGCCTGACCCTGCCCAGCGGCATCGCCTACGTGGCGGCCGCCTACCCCGCCGCCTTACTGGCCGAACGCTACGGCCGCCTCAAGACGATGGCCCTGGGTATGGCGGTCTTCGCCGCCGCCATGGCCGCCGGCGCCGTGGTGCAGACCGCCACCGCCACCGTCATCGTCTTCTGCGTAGCCGCCGTGGGCGCCGCCGGCTTCCTGATCAACGCCGCCGTGGCCCTGTGGAACCTGGCCCCCTCCAGCCAGGTACTCGGCACGTACACCGGCCTGTACGCCGTCACGTGGTACCTGGGCGGTTTCGGCGGGCCGGCCCTCGTCGGCGGCCTGGTCGACCTGACCGGCTGGAAGCTCATGCTGCTGCACATCGCCGTCCTGGCCGCCCTGGCCATCCTCGTGGTGGCCCGGCTGGGCCGCCTCCAGCGCCGGGCCACCACCCCGATCCTCAAATGA
- a CDS encoding GntR family transcriptional regulator has product MPSEETETLADQAYRHVRTAIASGELAPGQKVTERGMAERLAISPTPVREALRRLELDGLIERIGPRTVLVAAIRDAAIDDLAEVEVGLRGLVARFAARHATAAQLDALDTVLDRADDLLILAKERRRQGQPADRHLADLLDTMQEFNDTVNACAHNPVLVRMLEQSRVFSRPHRRELVLRKVAEDDTFGLERYTSHRALVRALRAGDSATAERLALEDAQGGLAALRETPRAGGDTP; this is encoded by the coding sequence ATGCCGAGCGAAGAAACCGAGACGCTCGCCGATCAGGCGTACCGTCATGTCCGCACCGCCATCGCCAGCGGCGAGCTCGCCCCGGGGCAGAAGGTCACCGAGCGCGGCATGGCCGAGCGCCTCGCGATCAGCCCCACCCCGGTCCGTGAGGCTCTGCGCCGACTCGAGCTGGACGGGCTGATCGAGCGCATCGGCCCCCGTACGGTGCTGGTCGCCGCGATCCGCGACGCCGCCATCGACGACTTGGCCGAGGTCGAGGTCGGCCTGCGCGGCCTGGTCGCCCGGTTCGCCGCCCGGCACGCCACCGCGGCTCAGCTCGACGCGCTCGACACCGTCCTGGACCGCGCCGACGACCTGCTGATCCTGGCCAAGGAGCGGCGCCGGCAGGGCCAGCCGGCCGACCGGCACCTGGCCGATCTGCTTGACACCATGCAGGAGTTCAACGACACCGTGAACGCCTGCGCGCACAACCCGGTGCTCGTGCGCATGCTCGAACAGAGCCGCGTCTTCAGCCGCCCCCACCGCCGCGAGCTCGTGCTGCGCAAGGTGGCCGAGGACGACACGTTCGGCCTGGAGAGGTACACCAGCCACCGCGCCCTGGTCCGCGCCCTGCGCGCCGGTGACTCCGCGACCGCCGAACGTCTCGCGCTCGAAGACGCGCAGGGCGGGCTCGCCGCGCTCAGAGAGACGCCGAGGGCAGGCGGGGACACGCCGTGA
- a CDS encoding tartrate dehydrogenase — protein MTAHRIAVVPGDGIGLEVVPAGVDALRATADRFGLTLEFDVFDFASAAHWQRHGTMLPPDWEETLRRYDAIYFGAVGWPEVVPDHISLWGSLLQIRRTFDQYVNLRPCRLMPGVRSPLAGREPGDIDFVVVRENTEGEYSSIGGRIFEGTDRETVLHETVMTRVGVDRVLRFAFEQAARRPEQHLTSATKSNGISISMPYWDERVAAMKEQFPAVRVDKFHIDALAAQFVLHPERFDVVVASNLFGDILSDLGPACTGTLGIAPSANINPDRAHPSLFEPVHGSAPDIAGRGIANPVGQIWCGSMMLDHLGHPEAAAHLLGAVEDVLALGPAEAPLTPDLHGKGTTAELGEAITTRVRER, from the coding sequence GTGACCGCACATCGCATCGCCGTCGTTCCCGGTGACGGCATCGGCCTCGAGGTCGTGCCGGCCGGGGTCGACGCCCTCCGCGCGACCGCCGACCGGTTCGGCCTCACGCTCGAGTTCGACGTCTTCGACTTCGCCAGCGCCGCGCACTGGCAGCGCCACGGCACGATGCTGCCGCCCGACTGGGAGGAGACCCTGCGCCGGTACGACGCCATCTACTTCGGCGCCGTCGGCTGGCCCGAGGTGGTGCCCGACCACATCTCGCTGTGGGGCAGCCTGTTGCAGATCCGCCGCACCTTCGACCAGTACGTCAACCTGCGCCCGTGCCGGCTCATGCCCGGTGTCCGCAGCCCTCTCGCGGGTCGCGAGCCGGGCGACATCGACTTCGTCGTCGTGCGCGAGAACACCGAGGGCGAGTACTCAAGCATCGGCGGCCGCATCTTCGAGGGCACCGACCGGGAGACCGTGCTGCATGAGACGGTGATGACCCGCGTCGGCGTCGACCGGGTGCTGCGGTTCGCCTTCGAGCAGGCCGCCCGCCGCCCCGAGCAGCATCTGACCTCGGCCACCAAGAGCAACGGCATCTCGATCTCCATGCCGTACTGGGACGAGCGCGTGGCCGCGATGAAGGAGCAGTTCCCCGCCGTACGGGTGGACAAGTTCCACATCGACGCCCTGGCCGCGCAGTTCGTGCTGCACCCGGAGCGGTTCGACGTCGTGGTGGCCAGCAACCTGTTCGGCGACATCCTGTCCGATCTGGGCCCGGCCTGCACCGGCACGCTCGGCATCGCCCCGAGCGCCAACATCAACCCTGATCGCGCCCATCCCAGCCTGTTCGAGCCGGTGCACGGTTCCGCCCCCGACATCGCGGGCCGGGGCATCGCCAACCCGGTCGGCCAGATCTGGTGCGGCTCGATGATGCTCGACCACCTGGGCCACCCCGAGGCGGCCGCGCATCTGCTGGGAGCCGTCGAGGACGTGCTGGCGCTGGGCCCGGCCGAGGCCCCGCTCACCCCCGACCTGCATGGCAAGGGCACCACGGCCGAGCTGGGCGAGGCGATCACCACCCGCGTCCGCGAGCGCTGA
- a CDS encoding glycosyltransferase, with product MRILIGADTYAPHVNGASYFAQRLAVALSARHEVHVAAPSTRSRSFTGMTREGIVEHRVRSLAVPGHPGFRFCPPVGLRAAARRILDEVKPDVVHVQSHFPLCRALIDAAGERGVLVIATNHFMPENLTHYLPIGRGGRTAVHEWAWRDAARVFTRADVVTAPTPYAAALATVAGVPGPVLPLSNGIDLNRFREQATAGEFRLRYGVPDKPTVTYVGRLDAEKNLDVVIRAFAAVRRGLDAHLLIVGAGAERRALTLLAAERGVSEHVTFTGFVADADLPSAYAATTVFVNAGTAELQSLVTLEAMASGRPVVGADAAALPHLVLNDETGYLFPPGDDDALADRLVRLLGDPGLAARLGRRARAVAEQHDEVRTVAAFEQLYAIRPAPAGEMVAV from the coding sequence ATGCGCATCCTCATCGGCGCCGACACCTACGCGCCCCACGTCAACGGGGCGTCGTACTTCGCCCAGCGCCTGGCCGTGGCCCTCAGCGCCCGGCACGAGGTGCACGTCGCCGCGCCGTCGACGCGGTCGCGCAGCTTCACCGGCATGACCCGCGAGGGCATCGTCGAGCACCGGGTCCGGTCGCTGGCGGTGCCCGGCCACCCCGGCTTCCGGTTCTGCCCGCCGGTCGGGTTGCGGGCCGCGGCCCGGCGCATCCTCGACGAGGTCAAGCCGGACGTGGTGCACGTGCAGAGCCACTTCCCGCTGTGCCGGGCGCTGATCGACGCCGCCGGCGAGCGGGGGGTCCTGGTCATCGCGACCAACCACTTCATGCCCGAGAACCTGACGCACTACCTGCCGATCGGCCGCGGCGGCCGGACCGCGGTGCACGAGTGGGCGTGGCGCGACGCGGCCCGCGTGTTCACCCGGGCCGACGTCGTCACCGCCCCCACCCCGTACGCGGCCGCTTTGGCCACGGTGGCCGGCGTGCCCGGCCCGGTGCTCCCGCTGTCCAACGGCATCGACCTGAACCGGTTCCGCGAGCAGGCCACGGCGGGCGAGTTCCGGCTGCGCTACGGCGTCCCGGACAAACCCACCGTCACGTACGTGGGACGCCTCGACGCCGAGAAGAACCTCGACGTCGTGATCCGCGCCTTCGCCGCCGTGCGCCGCGGCCTCGACGCGCACCTGCTGATCGTCGGGGCGGGCGCCGAACGGCGTGCGCTCACCCTGCTGGCCGCCGAGCGTGGCGTCAGCGAGCACGTGACGTTCACCGGCTTCGTCGCCGATGCGGACCTTCCGTCCGCGTACGCGGCCACGACGGTCTTCGTCAACGCGGGCACCGCCGAGCTGCAGAGCCTGGTCACCCTGGAGGCCATGGCCAGCGGCCGCCCGGTGGTGGGGGCCGACGCCGCGGCCCTGCCGCACCTGGTGCTGAACGACGAGACCGGCTACCTGTTCCCGCCCGGCGACGACGACGCGCTGGCCGATCGGCTGGTCCGGCTGCTGGGCGACCCCGGGCTGGCTGCACGTCTGGGACGCCGGGCCCGGGCCGTGGCCGAACAGCACGACGAGGTGCGCACGGTGGCGGCGTTCGAGCAGCTGTACGCGATCCGTCCGGCGCCCGCCGGGGAAATGGTCGCGGTGTGA
- a CDS encoding sensor histidine kinase, which produces MDVTRAEPVRRVWVLVVGAVAGFLLVVTSLLMTSIYDVPLLVSYAAATAQCVALPLALRQTWPALTLQLAGVGLFAWVQPPGTGLWPLPLPVMLLLIAHIAVIGVTRPWRDAVLAWWASALSCIALTLADPRGRELEDGDASLTLYATTSVLVVFGMIAWSQREAARRQLAEAQRDVELEQAQRALVEERNRIARELHDVVAHSMSVIHMQATSAAYRIENLDQESREEFGRIAAGTRGALREMRQLLALLRDEDAERELRPMPDLEHLEALAGSARRGGVPVELDVAGDLRSVDLPDTVGLAAYRIVQESLSNVVRHAPGAPARVTVTVGDGTLKVVVENDLPTQVPRPIEDGHAPGHGLVGMRERARLAGGSVTTGARPEGGYLVVAQFPLEEGTS; this is translated from the coding sequence GTGGACGTGACGCGGGCGGAACCGGTGCGGCGGGTGTGGGTGCTCGTCGTGGGCGCCGTCGCCGGTTTCCTGCTGGTCGTCACGTCGCTGCTGATGACGTCGATCTACGACGTGCCGTTGCTGGTCTCGTACGCCGCGGCCACCGCCCAGTGCGTGGCCCTGCCGCTCGCCCTGCGCCAGACCTGGCCCGCCCTCACGCTGCAGCTGGCCGGCGTCGGTTTGTTCGCCTGGGTGCAGCCGCCCGGCACCGGGCTGTGGCCGCTGCCGCTGCCGGTGATGCTGCTGCTGATCGCGCACATCGCCGTGATCGGCGTGACCCGGCCCTGGCGCGACGCCGTGCTGGCCTGGTGGGCCAGTGCGCTGAGCTGCATCGCGCTGACGCTGGCCGACCCCCGCGGCCGCGAGCTCGAGGACGGCGATGCCTCCTTGACCCTGTACGCCACCACGTCGGTGCTGGTGGTCTTCGGCATGATCGCGTGGAGCCAGCGCGAGGCCGCGCGCCGCCAGCTGGCCGAGGCGCAGCGCGACGTCGAGCTCGAGCAGGCTCAGCGGGCTCTCGTCGAGGAGCGCAACCGGATCGCCCGCGAGCTGCACGACGTGGTCGCGCACAGCATGTCGGTCATCCACATGCAGGCCACCTCGGCGGCGTACCGGATCGAGAACCTGGATCAGGAGTCGCGCGAGGAGTTCGGCCGGATCGCCGCGGGCACCCGTGGTGCGCTGCGCGAGATGCGGCAGCTGCTGGCCCTGCTGCGCGACGAGGACGCCGAACGGGAACTGCGCCCGATGCCCGACCTGGAACACCTCGAAGCGCTGGCCGGCTCGGCCCGGCGCGGGGGCGTCCCGGTCGAGCTCGACGTGGCGGGCGACCTGAGATCGGTGGACCTGCCCGATACGGTGGGACTGGCTGCGTACCGGATCGTGCAGGAGTCCCTGAGCAATGTCGTGCGGCACGCCCCGGGAGCGCCGGCCCGGGTGACCGTGACGGTCGGCGACGGCACGCTCAAGGTCGTGGTCGAGAACGACCTGCCCACCCAGGTGCCGCGGCCGATCGAGGACGGTCACGCGCCCGGCCACGGCCTGGTCGGCATGCGGGAGCGGGCCCGGCTGGCCGGCGGCTCGGTGACGACCGGCGCGCGTCCCGAAGGCGGCTACCTGGTGGTCGCCCAGTTCCCCCTCGAGGAAGGCACGTCATGA
- a CDS encoding response regulator, which yields MIRVLVVDDQPMIRAGIHAILDSQPDLSVVGEAENGRVAVERTRSLRPDVVLMDVRMPELDGLAATREILGAGGATPKVLMLTTFDIDDYVYEALRSGASGFLLKDSEPEELMRAVRVVADSEALLSPRITRRLIENFVDTQPTAPSTALNALTDREREVLRHVAMGMSNAEIAKELFIAEQTIKTHVSRILHKLKLRDRVHAVVFGYENGLVSPGRR from the coding sequence ATGATCCGGGTTCTCGTCGTCGACGACCAGCCGATGATCCGCGCGGGGATCCACGCGATCCTCGACTCGCAGCCCGACCTGTCGGTGGTCGGCGAGGCCGAGAACGGGCGGGTGGCGGTCGAGCGCACCCGTAGCCTGCGGCCCGACGTGGTGCTGATGGACGTGCGCATGCCCGAGCTGGACGGGCTGGCCGCGACCCGCGAGATCCTCGGCGCGGGCGGCGCCACCCCCAAGGTGCTGATGCTGACCACGTTCGACATCGACGACTACGTCTACGAGGCGTTGCGGTCGGGCGCCAGCGGGTTCCTGCTCAAGGACAGCGAACCCGAGGAGCTGATGCGCGCCGTACGGGTCGTGGCCGACAGTGAGGCCCTGCTGTCCCCGCGGATCACCCGCCGCCTGATCGAGAACTTCGTGGACACCCAGCCCACCGCCCCCTCGACCGCGCTCAACGCGCTGACCGACCGGGAACGCGAGGTGCTGCGGCACGTGGCGATGGGCATGTCCAACGCCGAGATCGCCAAGGAGCTGTTCATCGCCGAGCAGACCATCAAGACCCACGTGAGCCGGATCCTGCACAAGCTCAAGCTGCGCGACCGGGTGCACGCGGTGGTCTTCGGCTACGAGAACGGCCTGGTCAGCCCGGGCCGCCGTTGA
- a CDS encoding CAP domain-containing protein → MRTPPLRTRHRRPVRTRSLVLATVALGVLGAGAAGIASAQTTKSSPHRPQAAPTRSVDPAAALGRATRLADGYEQQARRTRPTRTPTTAPPTTTAPKPTPTPTVVPTTAVPPTTAPPATVAPTTPPAGDSVIEQALAHINAARSASNLTPYVLDAGLTRAAVAHTALMAGGCGLSHQCPGEAGLGERFTAAGVNWRSAGENVGQGNASNNAASILAAANGLTDLMLAETPPNDGHRKNLLNPGFTRIGLAVTRGADGRVWLTHDFAN, encoded by the coding sequence ATGAGGACCCCACCCTTGCGTACGCGTCACCGCAGGCCTGTCCGTACCCGCTCGCTTGTTCTGGCCACCGTTGCCCTCGGTGTGCTCGGGGCGGGTGCCGCCGGGATCGCCTCGGCCCAGACCACCAAGAGCAGCCCCCACCGGCCCCAGGCGGCCCCCACCCGTTCGGTGGACCCGGCGGCGGCTCTGGGCCGGGCGACCCGGCTGGCCGACGGCTACGAACAGCAGGCGCGCCGCACCCGGCCGACCCGCACCCCGACGACGGCGCCGCCCACCACCACCGCGCCGAAGCCGACGCCGACGCCGACCGTGGTCCCCACGACCGCGGTGCCGCCGACGACCGCCCCGCCGGCGACCGTGGCCCCGACGACCCCACCGGCCGGTGACTCCGTGATCGAGCAGGCGCTGGCCCACATCAACGCCGCCCGCAGCGCGAGCAACCTGACCCCGTACGTGCTGGACGCCGGCCTGACCCGGGCGGCCGTGGCGCACACCGCGCTCATGGCCGGCGGCTGCGGCCTCTCGCACCAGTGCCCGGGCGAGGCCGGACTGGGCGAGCGCTTCACCGCGGCCGGCGTCAACTGGAGGTCGGCCGGGGAGAACGTCGGGCAGGGCAACGCCTCGAACAACGCGGCCTCGATCCTGGCCGCCGCGAACGGGCTGACCGACCTGATGCTGGCCGAGACGCCACCCAACGACGGCCACCGCAAGAACCTGCTCAACCCGGGCTTCACCCGGATCGGGCTGGCCGTCACCCGCGGCGCCGACGGCCGGGTCTGGCTGACCCACGACTTCGCGAACTGA